From Fervidobacterium sp., the proteins below share one genomic window:
- a CDS encoding ABC transporter substrate-binding protein, producing the protein MSKRVFFVTFLVVVVTVFAFDPTTYVSAGVGEPDTLDIHQAYDTVSGEIIYNVYESLIAYKKNSLTEFEPRLSTEVPTVKNGLIKDGGKTYVFPIRKGVKFHNGNPLTPEDVEYSFERGLLYDPTGGPMWMLWNAIFAVNSLNEMISNYVGKPVAEIFKDGEPLPQFRDKLVELYTKVIDPAIEVQGDNVVFKLARPYGPFLTVMAHTVGWSAVLDKETSIKMGLWDGKPDTWWKYRNIPKEKSPLYATAIGTGPYRLIEWDRTSRKVVLEANKDYWRGEPKLKKVIIMTVSEWGTRKLMLEKGDADDIAIVLEYLDQIRGNKDIQIIENIPSLSVVAVGFSWSVSPNSKYIGSGKWDGNGMPPDFFSDVNARKAVSYIINYDAVIRDVLKGYGIRIPSPLPNTLLGFDPTLPLYRFNIAEARKALEKAWEGKALKVGLKFTVAYNTGNMMRQRIAEMIKTYMEMIAPGKIKVDVVALNWPSYLDAMRKSELPMPIFNWLADFPDPDNFIFTFYHSAGTYAPRQGDNFKKFVSTPRKELGGKSLDELIEAARNSADPDERKKLYIQIQKFAIDNYISIPVYQPVGVRAQRAWVKGWYENPMRPGNDYFELYKQQ; encoded by the coding sequence ATGTCAAAAAGAGTATTTTTTGTAACATTTCTAGTGGTCGTAGTAACAGTCTTTGCGTTTGACCCTACAACTTACGTCTCTGCTGGTGTAGGGGAACCGGATACACTTGATATTCATCAGGCGTATGATACTGTGAGTGGTGAAATAATCTACAACGTTTACGAAAGTCTAATAGCCTACAAGAAGAACAGTCTTACAGAATTTGAACCTCGGCTATCGACGGAAGTTCCAACAGTTAAAAATGGACTAATAAAAGACGGTGGCAAAACCTATGTTTTTCCAATAAGAAAAGGTGTGAAGTTTCACAATGGTAATCCGTTAACGCCAGAAGATGTGGAGTATTCTTTTGAAAGAGGATTATTGTATGACCCAACAGGTGGACCAATGTGGATGCTTTGGAATGCTATTTTCGCTGTTAATTCACTGAACGAAATGATCTCCAATTATGTTGGCAAACCTGTTGCTGAGATATTCAAAGATGGTGAACCACTGCCTCAATTCAGAGATAAGCTTGTTGAACTTTACACAAAGGTTATAGATCCGGCTATCGAAGTTCAAGGTGATAATGTTGTGTTCAAACTTGCCAGACCGTACGGTCCATTTTTGACAGTAATGGCACATACGGTTGGTTGGTCTGCTGTCCTTGATAAAGAAACATCTATCAAAATGGGACTCTGGGATGGAAAACCAGATACGTGGTGGAAGTATAGAAACATACCAAAAGAAAAATCACCACTGTATGCGACGGCGATCGGTACAGGTCCTTACAGACTTATTGAATGGGATAGAACAAGCAGAAAAGTTGTTCTTGAAGCTAATAAAGATTACTGGAGAGGCGAACCGAAGTTAAAGAAAGTTATCATAATGACTGTAAGCGAATGGGGTACGAGAAAACTTATGCTTGAAAAAGGTGATGCCGATGATATTGCAATAGTTTTAGAATATTTAGATCAAATTCGTGGTAATAAAGATATTCAAATAATTGAAAACATACCCAGTTTGTCGGTTGTTGCTGTTGGGTTTTCCTGGTCAGTATCTCCCAATAGCAAGTACATTGGTAGTGGTAAATGGGATGGTAATGGAATGCCACCGGATTTCTTCAGTGACGTAAACGCAAGAAAAGCAGTCTCCTACATAATAAATTATGACGCGGTTATTAGAGATGTTCTCAAAGGATACGGTATTAGGATTCCATCGCCGTTGCCTAATACATTACTTGGTTTTGATCCGACATTGCCTCTTTACAGATTTAACATAGCTGAAGCAAGAAAAGCCCTCGAAAAGGCGTGGGAAGGAAAAGCATTAAAAGTTGGTCTGAAATTCACGGTTGCTTACAATACTGGTAACATGATGAGACAAAGAATTGCGGAAATGATTAAAACGTACATGGAAATGATAGCTCCAGGAAAAATAAAGGTGGATGTTGTTGCGTTAAATTGGCCCAGCTATCTTGATGCGATGAGAAAATCGGAATTGCCGATGCCGATATTCAATTGGCTTGCTGATTTTCCTGATCCAGACAATTTTATATTTACATTCTACCACTCAGCAGGTACATATGCTCCAAGACAGGGAGACAATTTCAAAAAGTTTGTCAGTACACCAAGAAAAGAACTTGGAGGAAAGAGCCTTGATGAGTTGATTGAGGCAGCAAGAAATTCAGCAGATCCAGATGAACGAAAGAAACTTTACATTCAAATTCAAAAATTTGCAATAGATAATTACATAAGTATACCTGTTTACCAACCTGTCGGTGTTAGAGCACAGAGAGCTTGGGTCAAAGGATGGTATGAAAATCCAATGCGCCCTGGTAATGATTACTTTGAATTGTACAAGCAACAATAG
- a CDS encoding ABC transporter ATP-binding protein yields MVQSVEVGNSKKSPTKPTVLKMEHVTKRFGGLVAVSDFNLDLKEGELLGLIGPNGAGKTTVFNLITHVFPVSEGKMEFYGQDITKLNTDKIIRLGVARTFQNIRLFSNMTVKENIMTAFHAHLKSDLFTSIFFLPKYQREEEYIKDKTWELMKEVGIEHLADYKSSSLPYGLQRKLEIARALATNPKLLLLDEPAAGMNPDETLELNQLILRIRDKYKLTIIVIEHDMKVIMNICERIIVLDHGVTIAEGTPEEIQKNPLVIKAYLGAGDEDA; encoded by the coding sequence ATGGTTCAATCAGTCGAAGTTGGAAATTCAAAAAAATCTCCCACCAAACCAACAGTTTTAAAGATGGAACACGTTACAAAACGTTTCGGCGGTCTCGTGGCGGTTTCTGATTTTAACCTTGATTTGAAAGAAGGCGAGCTTCTTGGCCTAATAGGGCCAAATGGTGCTGGAAAAACGACAGTATTCAACCTAATTACTCACGTTTTTCCCGTAAGTGAAGGAAAAATGGAATTTTACGGTCAAGACATAACTAAATTGAATACTGATAAAATAATAAGACTTGGAGTGGCAAGAACATTTCAAAATATAAGACTCTTCTCCAATATGACGGTTAAAGAGAACATTATGACAGCGTTTCACGCTCACCTCAAGTCTGATTTGTTTACATCTATTTTTTTCCTACCAAAATATCAAAGAGAAGAAGAATACATCAAAGACAAGACGTGGGAACTTATGAAAGAAGTTGGTATCGAACATCTTGCTGACTATAAGTCAAGTTCTTTGCCTTATGGGTTACAGAGGAAACTTGAGATAGCGCGTGCACTCGCTACAAATCCAAAGTTACTATTACTTGATGAGCCAGCAGCTGGTATGAATCCGGATGAAACACTCGAACTTAACCAGCTTATACTCAGAATAAGAGATAAATACAAACTGACAATCATTGTTATTGAACACGATATGAAAGTTATAATGAATATATGCGAGCGCATAATAGTTCTTGATCACGGAGTTACAATAGCTGAAGGTACACCTGAGGAAATCCAAAAGAATCCATTAGTCATAAAAGCTTATTTGGGCGCAGGTGATGAGGATGCTTGA
- a CDS encoding endonuclease, whose product MDLELLYKKLLEVHGKLGKWWPGSPEEIVISAILTQNTNWKNVERAMENLKAKCTSLNGKDFLKCIYRLKSNLAELIKPVGFYNLKAQRLVNLLEWLKSYDFSMEEISKIELNKLRVQLLKINGVGEETADSIILYAIEKPVFVIDAYTKRLLSRLYNIKYRKYDEYKDLFESSISKATDVYQEYHGLIVDHSKKYCNSKPMCKECNLRDMCIYPVHNQV is encoded by the coding sequence TTGGATTTGGAGTTGTTATACAAAAAGCTTCTGGAAGTTCACGGTAAGCTTGGAAAATGGTGGCCGGGAAGTCCAGAAGAAATAGTTATCTCCGCAATACTTACTCAGAATACAAATTGGAAAAATGTCGAACGAGCAATGGAAAATTTAAAAGCTAAATGCACTAGCCTTAATGGAAAAGATTTCTTAAAGTGCATTTATAGGTTGAAGAGTAATTTAGCTGAGCTTATAAAACCTGTTGGTTTTTACAATTTAAAAGCTCAAAGATTGGTTAATTTGCTTGAATGGCTTAAATCCTACGATTTCTCAATGGAGGAAATCAGTAAAATTGAGCTAAACAAACTCCGAGTCCAGCTTCTCAAAATAAATGGCGTAGGAGAAGAAACAGCCGATTCTATTATACTATACGCAATAGAAAAACCGGTATTTGTTATAGATGCATACACAAAACGCTTGTTGAGCAGACTATATAATATAAAGTACAGAAAGTACGATGAGTATAAAGACTTGTTTGAAAGCTCTATTAGCAAAGCTACTGATGTCTACCAAGAATATCACGGGTTGATTGTTGATCACTCAAAGAAATACTGCAACTCAAAACCTATGTGTAAAGAATGCAATTTAAGAGATATGTGCATTTATCCGGTACATAATCAAGTCTAA
- the proC gene encoding pyrroline-5-carboxylate reductase has translation MRIGIIGVGNIGSMILEVLDKDDEYEFYIYNRSVDKIRKYEGYDNVKVCSSVKEVYQSSDYIFLCVKPQQTSVVYEELRPLEENNKILVSTAAGKKISDISQSTKKSKIIRIMPTITSKISIGITAVCYTDSISNDDRKKFEKLMSPLGELMELEEEKFDAFTVLNSSGPAFVAFILESFIEGAINIGVNPDYARDIVLRTFEGSIKLLEHINMEPSRLKYLVSSPGGVTIRGLYELEKNGVKGAIMSAIYEAYKKSQEL, from the coding sequence ATGAGAATTGGTATAATTGGTGTGGGAAATATTGGTAGCATGATACTTGAGGTACTTGACAAAGATGATGAATACGAATTTTATATCTACAATCGTTCTGTTGACAAAATTAGAAAGTATGAAGGGTACGATAATGTAAAAGTTTGTTCATCCGTTAAGGAAGTTTACCAAAGCTCTGATTACATTTTCTTATGCGTTAAGCCACAACAAACGTCCGTTGTATACGAAGAATTGAGACCTTTAGAGGAGAATAACAAGATATTGGTAAGCACGGCTGCTGGGAAAAAGATTTCTGATATATCGCAATCCACAAAGAAAAGCAAAATAATTAGAATTATGCCAACTATAACTTCCAAGATTTCTATAGGGATAACAGCAGTATGCTATACCGATTCAATATCAAACGATGACAGAAAGAAATTTGAAAAATTGATGTCTCCACTTGGTGAGCTCATGGAACTTGAAGAAGAGAAGTTCGATGCGTTTACAGTACTCAACAGTAGCGGACCGGCATTTGTTGCATTTATACTGGAAAGCTTTATTGAAGGTGCGATAAATATAGGTGTAAACCCTGATTATGCGAGAGATATCGTCTTGAGAACTTTCGAAGGTTCGATAAAGTTACTTGAACACATAAACATGGAACCTTCAAGACTAAAATATCTTGTATCATCGCCTGGAGGTGTGACAATACGCGGGTTGTATGAATTAGAGAAAAACGGAGTGAAAGGTGCGATTATGTCAGCTATTTACGAAGCTTACAAAAAAAGCCAAGAGTTATAG
- a CDS encoding ABC transporter ATP-binding protein, with the protein MRMLEILDLHVHYGGIHAIKGISMKVEEGQIISLIGANGAGKSTTLRTICGLKEATRGSIKYKGTELTKLDTSEIVRLGVTMVPEGRRVFSNLTVYENLLAGAYLRKDKEQIKKDIQYVFELFPRLQERINQRAGTLSGGEQQMLAIGRALMSRPKLLLFDEPSLGLAPVIVKEVFQMIKRIHSEGVTILLVEQNAYEALKLSDYAYVLETGRIVLQGTGKELLEDERVRKAYLGG; encoded by the coding sequence ATGAGGATGCTTGAGATTTTGGATTTACATGTACATTACGGTGGTATACACGCAATTAAGGGTATATCAATGAAAGTGGAAGAAGGTCAAATAATATCTTTGATAGGTGCTAATGGTGCTGGAAAGTCCACTACACTCAGAACAATTTGTGGTCTTAAAGAAGCAACAAGAGGTAGTATAAAATATAAAGGAACAGAGTTAACAAAACTTGATACGAGTGAAATAGTTAGACTTGGCGTCACAATGGTACCAGAAGGAAGGCGTGTTTTTTCTAACCTAACAGTCTACGAAAATCTACTTGCAGGAGCGTATCTGAGAAAGGATAAGGAACAAATAAAAAAGGATATTCAGTATGTGTTCGAACTTTTTCCCAGATTACAAGAAAGAATAAATCAGCGTGCTGGTACGTTGTCTGGTGGGGAACAGCAAATGTTAGCTATAGGTCGCGCTTTAATGTCAAGGCCAAAATTACTGTTGTTTGATGAACCTTCCTTAGGACTTGCACCCGTCATAGTTAAAGAAGTCTTTCAGATGATAAAGAGAATTCACAGTGAAGGAGTTACGATACTATTGGTGGAACAAAATGCATATGAAGCATTGAAATTATCAGATTATGCATACGTTCTTGAGACAGGTAGGATTGTTTTGCAAGGTACGGGTAAAGAACTTTTGGAAGATGAGCGAGTTAGAAAAGCATACCTTGGAGGATAA